In Coturnix japonica isolate 7356 chromosome 9, Coturnix japonica 2.1, whole genome shotgun sequence, a single window of DNA contains:
- the SCG2 gene encoding secretogranin-2: MLNMAETKTIQLGAACAVTFFFVLICWADAASFQQYQLLQKDPDYVMKNLQRLPNPDMIKALEYIEDLRKQANKGESIPDYSSFQSVPYLLQQKENKDQVHPPENGRDSLTEDESQWVKVMLEALRQAEKESKAGTKENKLYGLSSDNSFPAGVTDDYEAYKWPERWQKYLKMPLGHYEDSSRDSPFKRTNEIVEEQYTPQSLATLESVFQELGKMAGPSNHKKERLDEDQKLYADDEDDVYKVNNIAYEDVVGGEDWNPIEEKVESQTQEEIKDSKEEIDKHEEEVDDEMKRSGKLSFLEDEMRRENKDQMSEDVSKLMNYYLKRLMGSAGNRKLRTGGELEEKRAATILDKQLNPQSIAQLIEMSRSLQIPPEDLIDMLKAGEKKQLQSERLEAEQEAEFPEDLDEITETNLGQSDIFKNNANSKNGYMKQPLNAIPENLPEDLNIEDIVSLLGTGNLGNQNPSYLLNRLNQENDLPRLPYIPRRVKGRPVPKTAWINDLERRQMEYEKLDEKDEELADYLAKMLAKYPEVINTNQMKRVPVPASESDLQEDEQLEQAIREHLSQLGPQEAARLASLSKRLSMAGDTDDTQNRQYLDEDMLAKVLEYLKQEKSELERDHITKRAMENM, from the coding sequence ATGCTAAATATGGCAGAAACTAAAACCATCCAGCTtggagcagcctgtgctgtcaCCTTTTTCTTTGTCCTAATCTGTTGGGCTGATGCAGCTTCATTCCAGCAGTATCAGCTGCTTCAAAAGGACCCAGACTATGTAATGAAAAACTTACAGAGGCTCCCAAATCCTGATATGATCAAAGCTTTGGAATACATAGAAGATCTTCGCAAGCAAGCTAACAAGGGAGAAAGCATCCCTGATTACAGCTCCTTTCAAAGTGTCCCATACCTcctgcaacagaaagaaaacaaagatcaggTTCACCCACCAGAAAATGGAAGGGATTCTTTGACTGAGGATGAGTCTCAGTGGGTTAAGGTTATGTTGGAAGCCTTGCGGCAAGCTGAGAAGGAGTCAAAAGCtggcacaaaggaaaataaactttacGGTTTGAGCTCGGATAACAGCTTTCCAGCTGGAGTAACTGATGATTATGAGGCTTACAAGTGGCCTGAGAGGTGgcaaaaatatctcaaaatgCCTCTTGGCCACTATGAAGACAGCTCAAGAGACAGTCCTTTCAAGCGTACTAATGAAATAGTGGAGGAGCAATACACACCCCAAAGTCTTGCTACACTGGAATCAGTGTTTCAGGAGTTGGGGAAGATGGCAGGACCTAGTAATCACAAGAAGGAGAGGCTGGATGAAGACCAGAAATTGTATgcagatgatgaagatgatgtcTATAAAGTAAATAACATTGCCTACGAAGATGTGGTTGGAGGAGAAGACTGGAATCCCAtagaagaaaaagtggaaagCCAAACCCAGGAGGAGataaaagacagcaaagagGAAATTGACAAACATGAAGAGGAAGTTGATGATGAAATGAAGAGGTCAGGGAAACTCAGCTTCCTTGAGGATGAAATgagaagagagaataaagaTCAAATGTCAGAGGATGTTTCAAAGCTAATGAATTATTACCTGAAGAGGCTGATGGGTAGTGCTGGAAACAGGAAACTAAGGACTGGAGGAGAGCTTGAGGAGAAAAGAGCAGCCACAATTTTGGACAAGCAACTTAACCCTCAGTCCATAGCTCAGTTAATAGAAATGTCAAGGAGTTTACAAATTCCTCCAGAGGATTTAATAGATATGTTGaaagctggggagaaaaaacagcttcagaGTGAAAGGTTGGAAGCTGAGCAGGAAGCAGAATTCCCAGAAGACCTCGATGAGATCACTGAAACTAATCTAGGACAGAGtgacatatttaaaaataacgCAAACTCTAAAAATGGGTACATGAAGCAGCCTCTTAATGCGATTCCAGAAAACCTACCTGAAGACCTCAATATTGAAGACATTGTCAGCCTTCTGGGAACTGGCAATTTAGGCAATCAGAATCCCTCCTACTTACTAAATCGTCTTAATCAAGAAAATGATTTGCCAAGACTGCCTTACATTCCCAGAAGAGTGAAAGGACGCCCAGTTCCCAAAACTGCATGGATTAACGACTTGGAAAGGCGACAAATGGAGTACGAGAAACTGGATGAGAAGGACGAAGAGCTGGCTGATTACTTGGCAAAGATGCTGGCAAAGTATCCCGAAGTTATCAATACGAATCAGATGAAACGAGTTCCTGTTCCAGCTTCTGAAAGCGACTTGCAGGAAGACGAGCAGCTGGAGCAGGCCATCAGAGAGCACCTGAGCCAGCTGGGACCACAGGAGGCCGCGAGGCTGGCTTCGCTCAGCAAAAGGCTCTCCATGGCTGGGGACACTGATGACACGCAAAACAGGCAGTATCTGGATGAGGATATGCTGGCAAAGGTGCTGGAGTATCTAAAACAGGAGAAATCAGAGCTTGAAAGAGATCACATTACTAAACGGGCAATGGAAAATATGTAA